One window from the genome of Pirellulales bacterium encodes:
- a CDS encoding sugar phosphate isomerase/epimerase family protein: protein MKPSLSQVTTLNAAFELDIEDYAAAACDTVELWLGKLETYLASHTVEDVQRLLQENEVTAPVASFQGGLLTSQGEARRLHWEHFGRRLTLCRQLGIGTLVVAGDILGPLAQQDLDRAQLSLRQAGEQAGREGVRLAVEFQSHATFANNLQTAAALVAEVASPHVGLCFDVFHYYMGPSKEEDLGYLSRENLFHVQLSDTAGVAREFAADADRILPGDGDLNLQPVIQRLRQIGYTGCVSVELMNPQIWQIPPRQVAEVAMTALRKLLGQASMG from the coding sequence ATGAAGCCCAGCCTTAGCCAGGTAACAACGCTCAACGCGGCGTTTGAACTCGATATTGAGGATTACGCCGCCGCGGCCTGCGATACGGTCGAGCTGTGGCTCGGCAAGCTCGAAACATATCTGGCGTCGCATACGGTCGAAGATGTCCAGCGATTGTTGCAAGAAAACGAGGTCACCGCACCGGTGGCCAGCTTCCAGGGTGGATTGTTGACAAGCCAGGGCGAGGCCCGCCGCCTGCACTGGGAACACTTCGGTCGGCGGCTCACTTTGTGTCGACAATTGGGCATCGGCACGTTGGTCGTGGCTGGCGACATCCTGGGACCGCTTGCTCAGCAGGACCTGGACCGGGCCCAGCTTTCGCTACGGCAAGCCGGCGAGCAGGCCGGACGCGAGGGGGTCCGCCTGGCCGTCGAGTTCCAGTCGCACGCGACTTTTGCCAATAACTTGCAAACGGCTGCGGCTCTGGTGGCCGAGGTAGCGTCGCCGCACGTGGGGCTGTGCTTCGACGTGTTTCACTATTACATGGGACCGAGCAAAGAAGAGGATCTCGGCTACCTCTCGCGCGAGAACTTGTTCCACGTGCAGTTGAGCGATACCGCGGGCGTGGCCCGCGAGTTCGCCGCGGATGCAGACCGGATTCTGCCCGGCGACGGCGACCTGAACCTGCAGCCGGTTATCCAGCGGTTGCGACAGATCGGCTACACGGGATGCGTGTCGGTCGAATTGATGAATCCGCAGATCTGGCAAATCCCACCGCGGCAGGTTGCGGAAGTCGCCATGACCGCGCTGCGGAAACTGCTCGGCCAGGCAAGCATGGGCTAA
- a CDS encoding tetratricopeptide repeat protein: MSRRCWGRFCAVLAAALSAIPAAAQQPGFRQIEVHNPSSSHYTSMMPGIGRSHYYGASYGNFSPGYFAQGTFPYSPYVPAYGVLPPPWVPYYRPMLYGGIYAPLWVLPGNMFGPQAVQRFIGADSLPPPAAPAAPAPVPKAAAGFGMLAPNAAVPKGDKKPRATNADARARSQRFIVLGDGYFAKQAYSEAYQRYKLAVQAAPDMGDGILRQGFAQVALGRYDAAARSFKRGLVLDPNWVGSGFRLDTLYADNGLAKAAHIEALAQEAARAPSSDVMFLLGLMLYFDGQPEQARPLFVRSRELAGGNDAHLGGFLQRLAPENAAPAPADAVRRANDDPRNAVPVAQRVAAGPASGAPVAPFSKLPAVPATVAPKSWVPEGTALPRRFTPAEGAAKDARDL; encoded by the coding sequence ATGTCACGCCGATGCTGGGGACGGTTCTGCGCCGTCCTGGCGGCCGCTCTCTCTGCCATTCCCGCCGCAGCGCAGCAGCCGGGCTTCCGTCAAATAGAAGTTCACAATCCGAGTTCGTCGCACTACACGTCGATGATGCCCGGGATTGGTCGCAGTCATTACTACGGTGCATCCTACGGAAATTTCTCACCGGGTTACTTTGCCCAGGGCACATTCCCTTATTCCCCTTACGTCCCCGCGTACGGCGTCTTGCCACCTCCTTGGGTTCCGTACTATCGCCCAATGCTGTACGGCGGAATCTATGCTCCACTTTGGGTGCTGCCCGGGAATATGTTCGGCCCACAAGCCGTGCAGCGTTTCATCGGCGCGGATAGCCTGCCGCCCCCCGCGGCGCCGGCTGCCCCGGCGCCGGTGCCCAAAGCAGCTGCCGGCTTCGGCATGTTGGCACCGAATGCGGCAGTACCAAAGGGGGACAAAAAGCCGCGCGCTACCAATGCCGACGCGCGTGCGCGCTCACAACGATTCATCGTGCTGGGGGACGGGTATTTCGCCAAGCAGGCATACTCGGAAGCATATCAGCGCTACAAGCTGGCCGTGCAGGCGGCGCCCGACATGGGGGATGGCATCCTGCGGCAGGGATTCGCCCAGGTGGCGTTGGGGCGCTATGATGCCGCGGCGCGAAGTTTCAAACGCGGGCTGGTGCTCGACCCGAACTGGGTCGGTTCCGGCTTTCGCCTCGATACTTTGTACGCCGATAACGGCTTGGCGAAGGCTGCGCATATCGAAGCGCTGGCGCAAGAGGCCGCCCGCGCGCCGAGTTCCGACGTGATGTTCCTGCTGGGGCTGATGCTCTACTTCGACGGGCAGCCAGAGCAGGCCCGACCGTTGTTTGTGCGCTCGCGCGAGTTGGCCGGCGGCAACGATGCGCACCTGGGCGGCTTCTTGCAAAGACTGGCGCCTGAAAATGCCGCACCCGCGCCGGCCGATGCCGTACGACGTGCCAACGACGACCCGCGCAACGCCGTTCCCGTCGCGCAGCGCGTCGCAGCAGGGCCGGCATCAGGGGCGCCCGTTGCCCCCTTTAGCAAGCTGCCAGCCGTACCGGCAACAGTTGCGCCAAAATCCTGGGTGCCCGAGGGAACTGCATTGCCACGCCGCTTTACGCCTGCCGAAGGGGCCGCGAAGGACGCGCGCGATCTCTAA
- a CDS encoding S8 family serine peptidase — MRNLFALAIVAAAATVVQSAEPAVAFDGGDLSAALLGPGTGVIVGIVDSGVNSSHPLLAGTDSLGRPRLVAQANFVPTEPSNTGADVYGHGTAVAGLILGNGDVDGQNYDGMAPDARYVNARVLDSTNGFDSTNQIVNGLQFALANGSNVINLSLATFSTESDGLSQLDLLVDYIADTRNVLVTVADGNNGTGQPAHSPGAAANALTLGALTSDYSSVAPFSDTGPTSDGRMKPDMVAPGTSIVTANVNYQSGSLLSTWSGTSFAAPQAAGLAAQMIDYGQNHGLSIDTRVLRAVMMNASDTVLGVNGTPWSNSPQMPLDVQQGTGRLDAVNAAHQYMAGQFNPGTVPDLGWSLHTIHGSSTATTTTEQFSFASAPAVGTYIDATLIWNQHVTIFNPGLPGVITPSTFLTANPHDELDLYLYRDGVQVASSISSVDTLQYIHFFVSQAGDYQLRIAQPVDVDSGETYSLAWSAVAVPEPTALVLILLGTLLLPSLSNRRRRRD; from the coding sequence TTGCGTAACTTATTCGCGCTAGCGATCGTTGCCGCAGCGGCAACCGTTGTGCAAAGCGCCGAGCCTGCCGTGGCCTTCGATGGCGGCGACCTCAGCGCGGCTCTGTTGGGCCCTGGCACGGGCGTGATCGTGGGGATCGTGGATAGCGGAGTCAACAGCTCACACCCCTTGCTCGCAGGGACCGACTCGCTGGGACGTCCTCGCCTGGTGGCCCAGGCCAATTTTGTTCCCACAGAGCCGTCGAATACGGGCGCCGACGTTTATGGTCACGGCACCGCGGTCGCAGGCCTGATCCTGGGCAATGGTGATGTCGACGGTCAAAACTACGACGGCATGGCGCCGGACGCGCGTTATGTCAATGCGCGCGTCCTGGACAGCACCAACGGTTTCGACAGTACGAACCAGATCGTGAATGGTTTGCAATTCGCCCTGGCCAACGGCTCGAATGTCATCAACTTATCGCTGGCTACGTTCTCGACAGAGTCGGACGGCCTCTCGCAGCTCGACCTGCTGGTGGACTATATCGCCGATACCCGCAATGTGTTGGTCACGGTTGCCGACGGCAACAACGGCACCGGTCAGCCAGCGCACAGCCCCGGCGCAGCAGCCAACGCGCTGACCCTGGGGGCACTGACTAGCGATTACTCAAGCGTGGCGCCATTTTCTGATACCGGCCCCACGTCCGACGGCCGCATGAAGCCCGACATGGTGGCACCTGGCACTTCGATCGTCACGGCCAACGTCAACTATCAATCCGGTTCGCTCTTGTCGACCTGGTCGGGCACTAGCTTCGCCGCGCCGCAGGCCGCCGGACTCGCGGCGCAAATGATCGACTATGGCCAGAATCACGGGCTAAGCATCGACACACGCGTGTTGCGGGCGGTGATGATGAACGCCTCCGACACAGTGCTTGGCGTCAACGGTACCCCTTGGTCGAATTCGCCACAAATGCCCCTCGACGTGCAGCAGGGGACCGGCCGGCTGGACGCGGTCAATGCGGCCCATCAGTACATGGCCGGACAATTCAATCCCGGCACTGTCCCGGATCTGGGCTGGTCGCTACACACGATTCACGGTTCCAGCACGGCCACCACAACCACCGAACAGTTTTCCTTCGCCTCGGCGCCAGCCGTGGGGACGTATATCGATGCGACATTGATTTGGAATCAGCACGTCACAATATTCAACCCTGGCCTGCCCGGGGTCATTACGCCGTCAACCTTCCTCACGGCGAATCCCCACGACGAGCTGGATTTGTATCTCTATCGCGACGGCGTGCAGGTCGCCTCGAGCATCAGCTCGGTCGACACGTTACAGTACATACACTTCTTCGTTTCGCAGGCCGGGGATTACCAATTGCGGATCGCGCAGCCGGTGGACGTGGATTCTGGAGAGACATACTCCCTGGCCTGGAGCGCGGTGGCTGTGCCGGAACCCACGGCACTGGTCCTCATCCTATTGGGGACGCTGCTGCTGCCGTCGCTGAGTAACCGCCGGCGGCGCCGCGATTAG
- a CDS encoding TIGR01457 family HAD-type hydrolase, producing the protein MSRGFLIDMDGVIYRGRELVAGADQFVNQLIVQQIPFFFLTNNSQRTRRDVATKLRRMGVEAEEKHIFTCAMATARFLAQQKPGGTAYVIGEGGLLNALHANGYSIVDHDPDYVVVGEGRTMTMETVEAAVQMIVAGAKLVATNLDPNCPTQHGLRPGCGAIVAMLEAATGVKAFSVGKPSPVMMRAARKELGLRAEEITMIGDTMETDILGGVQLGYRTVLVLSGGTRREDLRHYAYRPDIILESIAELCNADFPSPEMAA; encoded by the coding sequence ATGTCGCGTGGATTTCTGATCGATATGGATGGCGTGATTTATCGAGGACGCGAACTGGTGGCGGGAGCCGATCAGTTCGTGAACCAACTAATCGTCCAACAAATTCCTTTTTTCTTTCTGACAAATAACAGCCAGCGCACGCGGCGCGACGTAGCCACCAAGCTGCGGCGGATGGGCGTGGAGGCTGAAGAGAAGCACATCTTCACCTGCGCGATGGCGACGGCCCGCTTTCTCGCGCAGCAGAAGCCAGGTGGCACGGCCTACGTCATTGGCGAAGGGGGGCTGCTCAATGCTCTGCACGCCAACGGCTACTCGATCGTGGATCATGATCCTGATTACGTGGTGGTGGGCGAAGGTCGCACCATGACCATGGAAACCGTCGAGGCGGCCGTGCAAATGATCGTCGCCGGCGCCAAGCTGGTGGCCACGAATCTCGACCCCAATTGCCCCACGCAGCATGGATTGCGCCCCGGCTGCGGAGCAATCGTGGCCATGCTCGAAGCGGCCACAGGGGTCAAGGCATTCAGCGTCGGCAAACCCAGTCCGGTGATGATGCGGGCCGCGCGAAAGGAACTCGGCTTGCGTGCCGAAGAAATCACGATGATCGGCGACACCATGGAAACCGATATCCTGGGGGGCGTGCAACTTGGCTATCGCACGGTGCTGGTCCTGTCGGGCGGCACGCGGCGCGAAGACTTGCGGCATTACGCGTATCGGCCCGACATTATCCTCGAGTCGATTGCCGAGTTGTGCAACGCGGATTTTCCGTCGCCTGAGATGGCTGCATAG
- a CDS encoding DUF1553 domain-containing protein gives MRFGSILGGLAPLLLMACATADDGGRSFRDTVATIFEQRCVSCHGAHEPKGGFSLTSRQTALAGGDSGPAIVPGQPDEGMLLGYISGDKPEMPKSGAPLRADEVAAIRAWINDGARWPAEMTLVDKSKSGPWWSLGPLVRPAVPKVDTAWVRTPIDAFVLAKHDELGLHHAPEADRRTLIRRLTFDLHGLPPLPDDVDAFVADDGVDAYEQLVDRLLASERYGERWGRYWLDIVHYGESHGYDKDKPRPNAWPYRDYVIRALNSDKPYSRFVLEQLAGDVLYPDDPQATIATGFVAAGPWDFVGHMELREGTVDKAIARSNDRDDMLMATMSTFVSLTVHCARCHDHKFDPIPQDDYYRLQAVFAGVDRGDRPYRDAESSRERELTLRARDEAAHDQTKLEERIAALTGPEVARLDQRITTVLSELAATADPLGRTDDSPASPTNGYHSEISATAAVAKWVQVDLGASLPIEVIRLLPARPTDFADTPGFGFPLRFRIAISDDPTFVQQNVVVHESQQDFANPGDQSYSVNLPRLSARYVRVTADKLWPRSGDFVFALAEMQIESGARNVAAGAAVAALDSIEGGRWGKQNLVDGFSSRHGLPDLALPAVAQVLRQREARQHELANLRTERAQRADELIPASVREELAAVRARLAELDEQLAALEKDPLVYALKSIEPRPIHLLRRGDVKSPAELIEPGALGCVHGLARDFVLPNVQDEGSRRAALAHWIVDPANVLARRSIVNRVWQYHFGAGLVDTPNDFGRMGSQPSHPQLLDWLTVEFLEQGESLKKLHKLVVTSSVYRQASAEDADNARLDGANRFLWRQNRRRLDAEAVRDAALSVSGKLDLTVGGPAVRQFAFKDDHSPTYDYAGFDVDDPAACRRSVYRFIVRSVPDPLMDCLDCADPSLLTPRRNTTLTSLQALAMLNNALFVRQAEHFAARVQEAAHTPTGQIRAAYRLALARAPRADEMQLLLAYTAEHGLANTCRLIFNANEFVFVD, from the coding sequence ATGCGCTTTGGCAGCATTCTCGGCGGTCTGGCGCCACTGCTGCTGATGGCTTGCGCCACGGCCGATGACGGCGGCCGATCGTTTCGTGACACCGTGGCCACGATTTTCGAGCAGCGGTGCGTCTCTTGCCATGGCGCACACGAGCCCAAGGGAGGATTTTCGCTCACGTCGCGTCAGACGGCGCTAGCGGGCGGTGATAGTGGCCCGGCGATTGTGCCTGGCCAGCCCGACGAAGGGATGCTGCTGGGCTATATTTCGGGGGACAAGCCCGAGATGCCCAAGAGCGGTGCGCCGCTGCGAGCCGATGAAGTGGCAGCGATCCGCGCATGGATTAACGACGGCGCGCGCTGGCCTGCGGAGATGACGCTCGTCGACAAGTCCAAGTCTGGTCCTTGGTGGTCGCTGGGGCCTCTGGTTCGTCCCGCTGTGCCCAAAGTTGATACCGCGTGGGTTCGCACGCCAATCGACGCGTTCGTGCTCGCCAAGCACGACGAGCTCGGATTGCATCACGCGCCGGAAGCCGACCGGCGGACATTGATACGCCGCCTGACGTTCGATCTACATGGCCTGCCTCCGCTGCCAGACGACGTAGATGCCTTTGTCGCCGACGATGGCGTGGATGCCTACGAACAACTGGTTGATCGCTTGCTGGCGTCTGAGCGTTACGGCGAGCGGTGGGGTCGCTATTGGCTCGACATTGTTCATTATGGCGAATCGCACGGCTATGACAAAGACAAGCCGCGTCCCAACGCGTGGCCCTATCGCGACTACGTGATCCGCGCCCTGAACAGCGACAAGCCTTATTCGCGCTTCGTGCTGGAGCAATTGGCCGGAGATGTGCTGTACCCGGACGATCCGCAAGCAACGATTGCCACCGGCTTTGTGGCCGCCGGTCCGTGGGATTTTGTCGGACATATGGAGCTGCGCGAAGGGACGGTCGACAAGGCGATCGCCCGCTCGAACGATCGCGACGACATGTTGATGGCCACGATGTCGACTTTTGTGAGCCTGACGGTCCATTGCGCACGGTGCCACGATCACAAGTTCGATCCGATCCCCCAGGACGATTATTATCGATTGCAGGCAGTGTTTGCCGGGGTCGACCGAGGCGATCGTCCGTATCGAGACGCCGAATCATCGCGCGAGCGCGAGCTGACGCTTCGGGCAAGAGACGAAGCCGCGCACGATCAGACCAAGTTGGAAGAGCGGATCGCGGCGCTGACCGGCCCCGAAGTTGCCCGACTCGACCAGCGGATCACAACAGTCCTCAGCGAGTTGGCCGCCACGGCCGACCCACTGGGCCGCACTGACGATTCGCCAGCCAGCCCCACGAACGGCTATCACAGCGAGATCTCGGCGACTGCCGCAGTGGCGAAATGGGTGCAGGTCGATTTGGGTGCTTCGCTGCCGATCGAGGTAATCCGTCTGCTGCCGGCGCGTCCGACCGATTTTGCTGATACGCCCGGCTTTGGCTTTCCGCTGCGATTTCGCATCGCCATTTCGGACGACCCGACGTTTGTTCAGCAGAACGTGGTCGTCCACGAGTCGCAGCAAGATTTCGCGAACCCGGGCGATCAATCCTACTCGGTCAATCTGCCGCGGCTTTCGGCCCGCTACGTGCGCGTGACGGCCGACAAGCTGTGGCCGCGCTCGGGGGATTTCGTCTTCGCGCTGGCCGAGATGCAGATCGAATCGGGCGCGCGCAACGTAGCGGCCGGTGCGGCGGTCGCGGCGCTCGATTCAATCGAAGGGGGACGCTGGGGTAAACAGAATCTGGTCGACGGTTTCAGCAGCCGGCATGGGCTGCCCGATCTGGCGTTGCCTGCCGTGGCGCAAGTGTTGCGGCAGCGAGAGGCCAGGCAACATGAGCTCGCCAATTTGCGCACCGAACGGGCGCAGCGGGCCGACGAGTTGATACCGGCCAGCGTCCGAGAGGAACTTGCCGCGGTCCGTGCTCGGCTCGCGGAGCTCGACGAGCAATTGGCGGCGCTCGAGAAAGACCCGCTCGTCTACGCGCTGAAATCGATCGAGCCGCGGCCGATCCACCTGTTGCGGCGCGGAGACGTCAAAAGCCCTGCCGAGCTTATAGAGCCTGGCGCGCTCGGTTGCGTGCATGGCCTGGCTCGTGATTTCGTGCTACCCAACGTGCAGGACGAAGGGAGCCGCCGCGCAGCGCTGGCACACTGGATTGTCGATCCGGCGAACGTGCTGGCCCGGCGCTCGATCGTGAACCGCGTCTGGCAGTATCACTTTGGCGCTGGCCTGGTCGACACGCCCAACGACTTCGGACGCATGGGTTCGCAGCCGTCACATCCGCAACTTTTAGATTGGTTGACGGTCGAATTCCTCGAACAAGGGGAATCGCTAAAGAAGCTGCACAAGCTAGTCGTCACCAGCAGCGTCTACCGACAGGCGTCGGCGGAAGATGCGGATAATGCCCGGCTTGACGGAGCAAATCGCTTTCTCTGGCGGCAAAATCGGCGCCGGCTCGATGCCGAGGCTGTTCGCGATGCGGCGCTGTCCGTGAGCGGCAAGCTCGACCTGACCGTGGGTGGACCCGCGGTGCGGCAATTTGCCTTCAAAGACGATCATTCGCCGACCTACGATTACGCGGGTTTCGACGTCGACGATCCCGCCGCATGTCGCCGCAGCGTCTATCGGTTCATCGTCCGCAGTGTGCCGGATCCGTTGATGGACTGCCTAGATTGCGCCGATCCGTCGCTACTAACTCCACGGCGGAACACAACGCTGACCTCGCTGCAGGCGCTAGCCATGCTCAACAACGCGCTGTTCGT